In a genomic window of Gossypium arboreum isolate Shixiya-1 chromosome 9, ASM2569848v2, whole genome shotgun sequence:
- the LOC108454683 gene encoding glutamine synthetase leaf isozyme, chloroplastic, giving the protein MAQILAPSTQWQMRVPKSSTFGSPIATKMWSSLLLKQNMKGAAKSAGKFRVLALHSENSTVNRTEKLLNMDITPYTDKIIAEYIWIGGTGIDMRSKSRTISKPVEHPSELPKWNYDGSSTGQAPGEDSEVILYPQAIFKDPFRGGNNILVICDAYTPAGEPIPTNKRHKAAEIFSNKKVVDEVPWFGIEQEYTLLQQNVKWPLGWPVGGYPGPQGPYYCGAGADKSFGRDISDAHYKACLYAGINISGTNGEVMPGQWEYQVGPSVGIEAGDHIWCSRYILERITEQAGVVLSLDPKPIEGDWNGAGCHTNYSTKSMREEGGFEVIKKAILNLSLRHKEHISAYGEGNERRLTGKHETASIDTFSWGVANRGCSIRVGRDTEKNGKGYLEDRRPASNMDPYVVTGLLAETTILYEPTLEAEALAAQKVALKV; this is encoded by the exons ATGGCACAGATTCTGGCACCTTCAACTCAATGGCAGATGAGAGTACCAAAGAGCTCGACCTTTGGAAGCCCCATTGCAACAAAGATGTGGAGTTCTTTGTTATTGAAACAGAACATGAAAGGAGCAGCCAAAAGTGCTGGCAAATTCAGAGTGCTTGCCTTGCACTCTGAGAACAGCACTGTCAACAGGACAGAAAAGCTACTAAACATGGACATCACTCCATACACTGACAAAATCATTGCTGAATATATTTG GATAGGAGGCACTGGAATCGACATGCGGAGCAAGTCAAGG ACAATTTCAAAGCCTGTTGAACATCCCTCCGAACTTCCTAAGTGGAACTATGATGGATCAAGCACTGGACAAGCACCTGGTGAAGATAGTGAAGTTATTCTATA CCCTCAAGCAATTTTTAAGGACCCTTTCAGGGGAGGTAACAATATTTTG GTGATCTGTGATGCATACACACCGGCTGGCGAGCCGATCCCCACGAACAAGCGTCACAAAGCTGCTGAGATTTTCAGTAACAAGAAGGTGGTTGATGAAGTCCCATG GTTTGGGATTGAGCAAGAGTACACTTTGCTTCAACAAAACGTGAAATGGCCTTTGGGTTGGCCTGTTGGAGGCTACCCTGGTCCTCAG GGTCCTTATTACTGTGGAGCTGGAGCCGACAAGTCGTTCGGGCGTGACATCTCCGATGCTCATTACAAGGCTTGCTTATACGCTGGTATTAACATCAGTGGCACCAATGGGGAGGTCATGCCAGGCCAG TGGGAGTATCAAGTTGGTCCAAGTGTTGGCATTGAAGCTGGAGACCATATCTGGTGTTCCAGATACATTCTTGAG AGAATCACTGAACAAGCTGGCGTTGTTCTCTCCCTTGATCCTAAGCCAATAGAG GGTGACTGGAATGGTGCTGGATGCCACACCAATTACAGTACAAAGAGCATGAGGGAAGAGGGAGGCTTTGAAGTTATAAAGAAAGCCATCTTGAATTTGTCACTTCGCCATAAGGAACATATTAGTGCCTATGGTGAAGGAAACGAGAGAAGACTCACAGGGAAGCATGAGACCGCCAGTATTGACACGTTTTCTTGG GGAGTGGCTAACCGTGGTTGCTCCATCCGTGTCGGGCGTGACACTGAGAAGAATGGAAAAG GTTACTTGGAAGATAGGCGTCCGGCTTCGAACATGGACCCTTATGTTGTAACAGGATTACTTGCAGAAACTACAATCTTGTATGAGCCAACACTTGAAGCTGAAGCACTTGCTGCTCAAAAGGTGGCTTTGAAGGTCTAA
- the LOC108456399 gene encoding membrane protein PM19L, translating into MGSGGSKSTALMLLFLNLGLYIIVTIIAGWAVNHAIERTHETASVLSIPARIFPIYFPMGNMATGLFVIFSLIAGVVGVATSVTGVTNVLQWDAPNLGAAAASSLLTWTLTMLAMGFACKEIYIGWTDANLRTLEVITIVASATQLICTGAIHAGAEEFTPTTLAAGTV; encoded by the exons ATGGGTTCTGGTGGATCAAAATCAACTGCATTAATGCTGTTGTTTCTCAATCTTGGATTGTATATCATTGTTACAATAATAGCTGGTTGGGCAGTAAATCATGCAATTGAAAGAACCCATGAAACAG CATCTGTGTTATCAATCCCGGCTCGTATATTTCCGATATACTTTCCGATGGGAAACATGGCAACCGGTCTCTTTGTGATTTTCTCCCTCATTGCGGGTGTTGTGGGGGTCGCCACCTCAGTTACCGGTGTCACCAATGTTCTTCAATGGGATGCCCCTAATTTAGGTGCCGCCGCTGCTTCCTCCCTTCTCACTTGGACCCTCACTATGCTTGCCATGGG GTTTGCATGTAAAGAGATCTACATTGGCTGGACAGATGCCAATTTG CGGACATTGGAAGTGATAACTATAGTTGCGAGCGCAACGCAGTTGATATGCACGGGTGCAATCCATGCTGGTGCTGAAGAATTTACTCCAACAACCCTTGCTGCCGGAACAGTTTGA
- the LOC108457090 gene encoding protein ABCI12, chloroplastic, whose translation MNCTHSPIPTVKSPFHFVLSPNFKSLIHPTATRILNFPPKHPNCLPLLSYCSKSPNFRFISKKRNFEVKASTGSNNGEAGNWVRWLPTGGLAADKVLRLISTATSSPICQFISSPTTFLHSVDPRIKLVWLLALVVLPARAQIALRFGLVAYIALLSMLFLPKNVWMDQLGRVSLLCGILFVLSGLGTDGVPQFLQSRTPPSSLTGLPDLPKSLSGYSYLIMKLGPLQFTRKGLSVASTASCLTFIIFQSASLCLATTTPEQLAFALRWFMLPLRYIGVPVAEIVLTLMLSLRFINLVFDEVRNVALGIVSRRIHWQHLTMKETIDIFASYIQRIFKNIFKHAEQISQAMIVRGFRGDSNAHKLYFLSDSSIGMADLIAVVCLIGVTSAALLSENLLV comes from the exons ATGAACTGCACTCACAGTCCAATTCCAACGGTTAAATCCCCTTTCCATTTCGTGTTGAGCCCTAATTTCAAATCTCTAATCCACCCAACTGCTACCCGGATTTTAAATTTCCCTCCAAAGCATCCCAACTGTTTACCCCTTCTTTCATATTGCAGTAAATCCCCCAATTTTCGTTTTATTTCAAAGAAAAGGAATTTCGAAGTCAAAGCATCAACCGGAAGTAACAATGGTGAAGCAGGGAACTGGGTACGCTGGTTGCCCACTGGAGGTTTAGCAGCTGATAAAGTTTTGAGATTGATTTCAACTGCTACTTCAAGTCCCATTTGCCAGTTCATTTCTTCACCTACCACTTTTTTGCATTCAGTGGACCCTAGAATCAAGTTG GTATGGCTATTGGCGTTAGTTGTTTTACCAGCACGTGCCCAAATAGCACTTCGTTTTGGATTGGTAGCGTACATTGCTCTTTTGTCAATGTTGTTTCTCCCAAAAAATGTGTGGATG GATCAATTGGGGAGGGTGTCACTACTTTGTGGAATTTTATTCGTATTGTCAGGGCTTGGTACTGATGGTGTACCACAATTTCTTCAGTCAAGAACCCCACCATCTTCACTGACAGGGTTGCCTGATCTTCCAAAATCATTAAGTGGCTATTCATATTTAATCATGAAGCTAGGACCATTACAGTTTACAAGGAAGGGATTGTCTGTTGCTAGCACAGCATCATGTTTAACCTTCATC ATCTTTCAAAGTGCAAGCCTTTGCTTAGCGACCACAACCCCAGAACAACTTGCATTTGCTTTGCGGTGGTTTATGCTTCCTTTGAGATATATTGGTGTCCCAGTGGCTGAAATTGTTCTTACACTCATGCTTTCATTGAGGTTTATCAATTTAGTGTTTGATGAG GTTCGTAATGTTGCATTGGGGATTGTATCTCGTAGGATACATTGGCAACACTTGACAATGAAAGAAACGATTGATA TTTTTGCTTCCTACATTCAGCGGatcttcaaaaacatttttaagcATGCAGAGCAAATCTCTCAG GCAATGATAGTTAGGGGATTCAGGGGTGACAGTAATGCTCATAAGCTTTACTTCTTATCAGACTCATCAATTGGGATGGCAGATTTAATTGCTGTGGTATGTTTGATTGGTGTTACGAGTGCTGCCCTATTGTCCGAGAATTTACTTGTCTGA